Part of the Brassica oleracea var. oleracea cultivar TO1000 chromosome C8, BOL, whole genome shotgun sequence genome is shown below.
GACTGAATCATAAGAATCCCAATTTTAAATATTTATTGATAGTCGGTTGATAAATCAAAACCAACCGCTATACGTTGTTAATTAGGTACGAGTAATAATTTAAGTATAATGATTAATTAGCTAAGACCAAAAATAAATTCATTGCCAACTAGCTTCCAAAATTTAAATAATTCAACGAAATAAAATTGATAATTCGACACAAACCTATCGGTTAAACGGCTCCGATTATAATTGTCACACATCAACATAGTTACAACTTGTTGGTTGTTGCAATGGAAAATGGCCTATTACAACTTCAACTATACAAATAGTGTTTTATACGATGCGAACAAATGACCGACAAATATGACTATAGTTCGATTGTAATTCGAATAAGTTATCTAAACATTTTAAAATATTGAATCCTTAATTCAGCTGGCTGGACATGTGAAATGGCAACTATGTATGATTATTGCCCAAAACAAAGTCGTTTTTAGTAAAAAATCAATATATTGGTCACACCTCACATACATGACTCGAACCCTCAGTTTGACACCCACTTACACGAGCACTTTTTGGTTTAGGTGCAAACGTGAGTAGACTAGAGATGCAACGGGATAGAGATCTCGAGTAGACCAGAGATGCAAGCGGTGAGTGTGGGAAGATGAGGTGTGACCAGACATAGACCAAATAATATATGCTCAATCATGCATTAATTGTCTATGAATATCACATGAATTCCGAAAGGGAATCCACAAGACTGAGAAGAAAACCGTCAGAGCCATGCTTAGCTACCAAGGATACTGATATGGGAAGATTTTCGTGCAGCCCCAATGGTATGCTCACCTGTCAGGGAAAAACCAGACCGGTTCTTAACTTGCTCCACAAGAAATACATTGACCTTGTTGTTACCTGACATAATCCAGAGACTCCGGCGATGGACAATAAGCTGAAGGCTCTGCTCCGGAAAGATTCTAGTGCAACCACATCAGCTTGGAGATGTGGTGGAGGTCCTGGCACCGTGGGAATAACCAATACACCATTATCCTTCAAAACCATTTACATATTCAGTAGATGAATATATTATGGACAAAGTTATACATAGGAAGTTAGAAGAAATTTAGCAATATATAAAAAGTTAACTAATCTATTTATCACTAATTAGTTTTACGTTGGAAATTCATTTAACTTAGTATCATATCATATCTCAATCCATAATTGATTCACATCAAAGTTGGTTCATCGATCCTCGTAAGTGTTTCAAGAAGTTTAGGAAGAAGTTTGTACCCCAATCAAAGTTGAAAGAGCTGTTAAAAGTTCGGTTTTAACCAACCGGCAAAGGTCAATCTTCTCGTCAGACACCCTGATAGCTTCCTCAATCCGTTCTGATATTCCTGGACCAAACTCTGGCTTCACCAAGGATACCCATTCACCGTGGTTCATCTTGAACTCGAACCTCTGTAACATTCTCATTGAACTCGACAGAGCCATGAGAGAAGGAATACAAAACTCTCGTTGTGTCTCACTTGTCATGAAATGCTTAAGGCTCGGAACATGCTCTTCTATGTACGCTCCAAGATCCACCTTGTTTATTACGGTGTTGCCTTCACACAGAACAGAGTCATAAAGAAACAAGAAGGCTTCCCTTTATAAACAAAAAGTTCTTATGACGCATTTTACCTCCGAATGATTTGTCCACTGATTGAACTAGAGGCAGCACCAACAGTTCACGTGGTACACTACACAGCTTGAAGCAGTCATCTGCAATAATCAGTTGACTTGGTTCTGTAGCCTCCAAGTGAGGCTGCTGCAAGAGAACGCAGCCTACGCGTTTTAAAGTAGCTGGGTCCCTAGCAAACCAGCCTAGAGAGACATATGCTATGTCAAGAAACGGTGTTTAACTCATAACATGTAGGTTTTTTAGCTGTCTTTACCAACTGTGTCGAAGCTCTGAGCCATTGGAGTAACTCCAACAGTTGAAACAACTCCATGTGATGGCCTAAGACCAAAAATGCCACAGTAAGACGCAGGGACTCGTACACTCCCTCCAGTATCAGTTCCTGTTTGATGAAAAAACAGAGCATTACAAATATTAATTATTTTTAATCTTAAAATAAATACAAATATATAAATATTGGAATTATAAAATATATTTTAAATTCCCTAGTTATCTGAATATTTTCTGGTTTAACTCGAGTTTTCGGGATTTTGTAGTTTTTTGTTTTAAACACTAACAGAGTCATAACTCTTTCTAATTCGGTTCTGTTTCAAGTTTTATACAAAATAGAAATTTGATTTGACCTGATATTATCCAAATCGATCCGATCTGAAAAAATGTTTTATTCTTAAATGGATCCTAAACATCTCAACCCAAATAACCCGACCCAACTGTAAACCCGAATGCCGAGCACTAGAACATACTCACCAATTGAAAAGTCAACAAGACCGGCAGCTACAGCTACAGCTGAGCCACTTGACGATCCTCCAGGGACTCTCTCAGAAGCAACTGGGTTTACCGGAGTCCCATAGTGTGCATTTTCACCGTTTATACTGTAAATTCATGGCCAAAAAAACGTACAAACCTAACCATAGTTGCTTTCATAGAATCTAAACTCGATTTGAAGTGAATATTAGTAAGTAAGACCTGTATGCCATTTCATCCATAATGGTAATACCCAAAGAAGTGGCACCAGCTTCCAAGAGAGATGAAACTACAGGAGCTGTGGAAGTAGCTGCTGAATGTGTCCTTAACCAATCCGGGTTTCCAAAACCGGTTACACGTCCTTCCACATCAAAGCTGGTTTAAAACCAAAACAAGTTCAAATCAGTTAATAGGAAAGGGACAGAGGAAAAGTTGTGAATATATAGTAGATACCGTACATGTCTTTGATGGCAAAGGTAAGACCCTTTAGAGAAGGAAACGAAGAAGATGGCGTTGGAGAGATTGTAGATTTCTCTATGAAAGCTCCAAAATCATTACTAATCGCCATTACTGTAGCTTCAGTGTTGAGGTCACACAAGGTGAATGATGACCAAGTAAAGCTTCTTGTGGATAGAGCTACTCAAAATATCAACCCGGATAAATGTCTTTTCTTATATTGTTTTCACTATTATTTCCTTTTTAATAATTGTTTCAAGTATCAAACTGTTTCAATGAAATGCCAGAAACTTTTTTTGTGGTTTATATGGTAAGAGACATGATAAAGATAATAAGAAACAATAACATAGAAATTAAAAACCTTGTCAACCACACACTTGTTCCCTTACAGAGTTATAGTTTTATACATTCTTCTTCTGGTTCATCTCTAAATTTATCCTTAAAAGAAAGGATTGAATTGACATAAAACAAAACACTTAAGATTCTTCTACCACACTGATTTGAAATTCTTCTGATATGTTCTTTTTCATTTTCTTCACTAAAAGTCTCCTCCTTTCTTAATTCCAGAACTCTGCCAAAGAAACATAACAAAGAGACTATGAGATTGTACTAAAAAACAGAAAGACTATTAGCTCTAAAAGAAACTATAAAACTCACAG
Proteins encoded:
- the LOC106312007 gene encoding amidase 1 translates to MAISNDFGAFIEKSTISPTPSSSFPSLKGLTFAIKDIFDVEGRVTGFGNPDWLRTHSAATSTAPVVSSLLEAGATSLGITIMDEMAYSINGENAHYGTPVNPVASERVPGGSSSGSAVAVAAGLVDFSIGTDTGGSVRVPASYCGIFGLRPSHGVVSTVGVTPMAQSFDTVGWFARDPATLKRVGCVLLQQPHLEATEPSQLIIADDCFKLCSVPRELLVLPLVQSVDKSFGGNTVINKVDLGAYIEEHVPSLKHFMTSETQREFCIPSLMALSSSMRMLQRFEFKMNHGEWVSLVKPEFGPGISERIEEAIRVSDEKIDLCRLVKTELLTALSTLIGDNGVLVIPTVPGPPPHLQADVVALESFRSRAFSLLSIAGVSGLCQVSIPLGLHENLPISVSLVAKHGSDGFLLSLVDSLSEFM